The Anoplolepis gracilipes chromosome 5, ASM4749672v1, whole genome shotgun sequence region ataatacaatgtatatataagattgatgaatactattaataataatatgcaattgttgctaattatatttataatattgtatagatatatatattttcttttaatgattctttccaagattttcttgtaaaaagagaatatcCCAAAATGCTCCTTtccttataaatattaaatatattatataatagcttAAAAGCAATACATCTgcatttaacatataaaagattgtaaaattgtCACAAACTTtgatttctatatttctatgtaattaattctccattaattaaattcttcattagttgttaaatatattgtcatttaAAATGACACAATGTGAATTGTATGTGTAAttcttatgttaataatttacagacctatcatttttaatcatcAAGTTGACAAAGAGCAGCTACACCTCTGATAATCCAATGTGATTCATCGATATTCGTTGGAATCAAGATATACAGTATAAAATTGGAAGAATGTCCAGTAGTAGCCAATACACCACGTCTAGCACTCGTTTTATATACTGGACAATAATAGACATCTTTTAtatcgaatttaatttttatacctgGTTTTAACCATATAATCGGTAACACATCGAACATTATTTTAGGTTTAGATTCATCTAGCAGTTTTGTCTCTCTGTTCCATCGAGCTCCTTCCAAGAAAAGACcctgaaaaaaaaaccgtaattaaaaaaaattgataataaaaaatctaatataaacgAAGATGCGTCATCgctgcaaaataatataaaaacttcaatttagattttaattttaaaattagattttcattaaaaaatttttatttattttatatgttagcGAAATTTTACGTACGATGATGTAAACTCCAGAAGAAGGTGCAGTGTCGACGCTCGACTCGTACGAGGTGATCTCGAATTCGAAATCCAAATGATCGATCGGTATCTTATGCTTGCGAGCGTAATTTTGTAGCACCGCTGTCAAAAATGACTGCGTGAAAAAGAAACCGGATATCCAAAACACGTTTGGTGCATCGTGGTCGAtccaattttgtaaaaattgcaatctCGCCAACAGATCATTCACGTAGCTACCAAGTGGCTTCAAGCAAGGATATGATTTTCTGTCCCAAGCAAGCGGTACTTTACCGATGCTCATGCTAACGTAAACTTCCTCTAATTCCGGTGACATTAGCACTTGTCCTTTGATAGCCTTTCGCACATTACTCAACGTCTCCTTGATGACATTGGTAAGCTCGTTGAATTTAACAAGTTCTTGACACAACACCGTGTTCATGCTATTCATATAAAGTACTGGATACTTCTTTGACGCGGATTCAATATTGAATTGCGGTCGCATCTTTGATAGAATCTCACCGGCTAGACCGAAAACCACTTCATCCATGTCTCTCTCGACacctgataaaaaaataataaaaatttttattctagaaTATATGAAAGAATAAATGTAATCATGTATTATGTGAAAGTTATATCgccttaattttatatatatgatacagaaagattgcaataatatttgaaataaaatgttccTATACAATGCTTCTATAGAGAtgattatagatattaatgcTGTATAGAGCAAATAATAGAGTATATATTGAAAGCTATGTAAAAactgtatgtaataataagcacgacgtataatattaaaattagaaaaaaatctcaataattagaaaaactaaaataaatatacatatatcatttacTCGCCTACTCCGCTAATTTGTGGTTGAGTTAAAAGCGTGCCGGCCAACAGTTGTCTTGCTTCTCGATTGTCCTTCGCTATGTCTGCATTCTCGTGCAAACCAAAGACTTCCGGCATCTGATTAATAGGTAAACTGCGAATGTATTTCAGACATTCTTCGTAATCGGTATCTTCCGGCATATGATAAATTCCGCTcggagaaaagaaatatctgcataaaatcataaaaaatagaaattatatagaatatgaaaatagcttcaaaaaattcattagtatattatttacaaaaaatgttgTCAGTTTTctcgtaatatataattggttatctttcttataatttttgttatttttaacgttaaatactttgatctatttttaaaattttattaagataaatctcttgaaattaaataaagaagagagttttctttcttgtttatttttattcaaactatatttttcatgaaaaaatcaatttgaaattgcgcaaagaatacatttttagattttttaaattttgtataatgttaaaaacaaGTATTACCGTCTCTTTATGATAACATCAGGATTGTAAAAAATCTTCAATAACGAATTCAGTAGGCGTCTATCTTTATCATCAGTCACCCTGCCTCCATAGTTGCATTCTCCCGTCAGATAAATGAGTGCATCGAATGGCACTTCATcgtaatcatttaaaaatagctAAATGAACAAgatagtaaattatataatcatttaattttataatatttataaaattaataaaaaaaacaactgGCACGTACTTGCAATTGTAGAATACTGATACGTAAATCGGACTCGTTAAATTCGTAAGGTATGTTCCAGCCGAGTGGGCCAAAATTCCGTCTTTCCTGAATCACCGCGTGGAAGAAGCACAGAGAGAATAGCAATCTTCTCCATTCTACCACCTTTGTACATTCGCGGAAGAATTTAGGATCCGATATAGGATCGTTGAGGTAACTCCGTAGTAGATTGCTTTTCAGCCCTTTCGGCGGTTCGTTCGTCATCTTCACGCCGTTTTGCAGTATAGATACCGGGAATCCTTTTGACGGATAACTAGTCAGCCATATCCGAAAATCGTGATGCGTGTTTTCGGGCACGATGACCTCGTCGCATATCCGATCAAGTTCCTTCATCCATGAGATAGCGAGATGGCAGTTTTGCAAAATAACCCACTCGCCACTTTTAATACCTCTCTCAATCATGCTGATCGCGATGGGGCCTTGACCTTGACCTAGCGATATCGTCATGAGATTCTTTTTCGAGATTCCACGATCTTCGGCGAACTTTATCAGACCAGCCATCGGATCCGAACCAGGTGATAGCACAAAGATAAGAGGCGTGACGTTGCTCGAGTCGTCGTACGAGCTCTGGAGATCGAACGGCGGTGATTCCATGAACGGAGCGCCCATATGATGAATGACGAACGCTTGAACAGCGGCGGCTAGCTTGTCTGTTCTCACGCATCTCAGGATCACGAGTTTCCTCAAGCCCTCGGTTTCATGCTGAAAAGGTGGCGGAAACGGATGTTCTTGCGGGTTGGACAGAtcgtaatatattttccacTGTGATATGTTGGATTGAAAGGACTCTCTCAATTTTTCGAGACCCGGTAGAAGGCTAGCTCTCACGACTTCGGACCAGGATTTATCGGATAACCATGAGGAGTCGGGGTTGGGATAAGGATTGTCGAGAGCCACTCCGCCCGTCAATAAAAACACCCAGAGATCTTCCTCCAGTTTGTGAGCGGCACGTAGCAGACTGGTGCAAaggacaaaagaaaatatcaactTATCCTTTTCAAACAGAGATCGACATACATTTCTATAAATGCTTGCAGTGAAGTATGAATTGAGACTGTTCATTCGCGTGTCCAGATCATCCGATTGCTCGCTATTGGCTATTGCCGTGACGTAGAGATGCAGAAACCACGGTAGTGAGTACTGGTACATAGGATCGATATTAGCCAATTCAGAGATGCAGAAAAAGAGAACTGCTCCGTGTTTCGAGACCGGCTGATAGCCATTGCGAGCTTTATCTATTTCAGCTGATGTCTTCACCGCGACTTCCTGCTTTGCCTGAATATCTTCTGACAGTACTTTCGAAGTCGAGAGTATCTTAATAGCGGTCTCGTCTTCAAGTATGTTGCCTTCCGATGTCGTGAGAACCTCCAAAATCTTGTCCTCGATCTCCTTCAAGATTTTCCTGTTGTTCGCACCTTCTactattaattgatttttcttctcCTCTAAAGTCGGTAGTTCCTTGGCTACGACAATACCCAATAATTGATCCTGAAGACCTTGAGGTGTAATCATAAAATTCAATAGAGTTACTTTTACCGCGATCTCAGGCAAATAATGCGGATTTCGAAGGCGTGTGGTGATGTAAAATCGAAAGTTTGGATTATACTCCAGTACGGTCTCACcgaactttatatataacactCCGCGCTGCTTGTATACATTCTTCAGTAATACAGGTTCCAAAATCGCATCTATTTCTTCTAGAATATTCTCCAACAGTACTGGAGTTCCTAATTGAATGGCAGTCTCCATCACTCTCACATAGTTGGGATCTGTAAGTTTGATCACAACAAGTTTGTTTgctttttccatgttttttatCCACTTATTCGCCTGATTTTGTGGATCGATCATGAGTGGCCAGCGATCGGCGTGCTTCACGATTATTCCATTTTCTACAGAGAAGTTGTCAGCCGGTAGTCCATGAATAGCCCAGCCTCTAATTTCTATCGGTTCACCTAATATATCAATCAGATTGAACTTTTCGCCACACGGTATAGCTGCTTTCATGCAAGAAGCATGCCACTGACTGATCAATTTGTTCCTATATTCCACTGTGAATGCTCCTAGATAAGCCACTATCCCAGATGATAATAGAACGTCCCCAATTACATTACCTAAGCTAGCGCCCAGTTTATTAGCGGTTTCACTCCATCTATTTTTTTCGCCACTCAGACCGCTCAATAACTTCTCCGCCCTCTCCAATTTCTGTCTACAATAATCGATTTGATCTTCAAGCTTCTTCTTCTCGCGCATACATTCGGCGAACTCATCGTTCAGAGACTGCAGCTTCTGTGTTACTTCTTGCAGTAAAGCTCTCTTTTCGTTGAGCATTTCCATCTGCGCGGCCAGTGCGGCTTCAGCTTCTGCCAGCATCGCCTTTTTTGGTGCCACGACTTTAATTACACGATCGTACACTTCCATGGCACGTACCCACTTGCAGAGACCCTCGCAGGCGGTAGAGACTTTCTTAATCGCTTCCGGCTGGAAACTTCGatcatttataaacttttcgcGAATGCGCTTCATGTACGCGGGCGGTATATTATCCTTATCAAAGTTTTTCagattttccaaaaatttcaTGTCGCCCAACAGCTTGATCGACGCGGGCCAGTAGTCATCTATCATCTGTCCGGTAGTCGGATCCTGAACTCGATCTGGCTTTACGCCTTTCAGCACACAGACTGCTTCCATTACCAATCTAACACCAGCTGGCGGACTCTTCATTGCTTTCACAATCGTGATATCTGCTGGCTTGAGGGTATCTAGTGCCGCCAGAGCAGCTTCTAGTGCTGGAGTAGCTTCCGCCAGATCACTCTCGCAATCGTCTTTGATAGCCTGTGCCGCTGCTGCCGCTTCGTTCGCTAAGGCCTCATCGGCCGCTACAATTTCCTTCTTCGCTTCCACGTTGACAGTATCCTGTTCGATTCGGATCATCAGTTTGTCACTCAATTGTGACTGCGCCAATAACTTGGGCTGCAATTGTTGTAGTTCGTCTTGCATGATTGCCACCTGTCCGGCGGCAAAGTCCAGCTTCTCTAGACCGGTCTCATAACGATTCTGTTGGATGGTGATCTGCTCGATTTTTTGTCCATACAATCTATACAgggatttaattaattgcaggAAACTCGTGGGTGTCACATAATATCGTCTGCTGTACGTCAAGTAGTAATCCTCGCTTGTTATGGAAACGCTTGTATGGAATTGTTTGCAAATTTGCACGCACTTCTCTCGCAGTTCCGGACTGATATCTAGATCCCTCAATGACATCCTGGCTACTCTCTCGAGGGCGTCTTCTGGCCACAATGTAAACCAATCGATGGTGCAGCAATTGATGAGCGACGGAAACATCCTGAGACGATTTCGAAATGCATCGCCTATCGGCGAcattgtcaaaattatatgaagATTTTTCTTGATTCTCTCAATGAAAAGATTATAGAGCGCCATTGGTGTCGTTTCCACTTTTTTACCGCCACTCACTTCTCGCGCCACGGTCGTCATTTTCTCCAGTATCTCCGCCTTTTCTTCTACCGCGTACAAGTTAGGCACGTCTGCAGTGTTCAAGATCATATTGATATCCTCGATAAAGGATTCGTCCTTGATTTGATGATCGCCGAAGATAAAAACAGTAGGTTTGCCATCACAGCCGACGCGCAGTAACAAGTATTTCAAGTCCTCCCGCCATTCAGGTATTTCATAGGTCTTCGTAATTTCGATTTGTTGTATCAGATATTCACACATGCTAGTCGCTAATCTAGCACAAGAATTGCGACCGGAACCGCCCACTCCAACGAGCAAGGCATGACCGTTATCCTGTAGCAGCACACGAGATATGCGAGAGACGTGTTCGATGGCATATCGAAACAGCACCAGATTCATTGGCGTTTGTGAAACCGCATTATATTCAGCCAGATAGTAATCCATCTTTTCCTGGAGATCTTCCAGATCCGTTACCTCATCATATATTTTCGGCTCAGCATCGGGTTCAATGTAATTACCGAAGAAAAGATTGCGAATGTGAGAAATTGTGATCATCTTCTCGCCCGGTTTCAGCAAACTGGCGAGCACCTTGTCCAACGGCTGGCGCAATTTATCGTAACATGTGTATCGCACTATGTTAAATAACGTTTCACGATCGGTGTCATCTATCAGTCTGTCATGAAAAACTCGGTATACTTCATGAATCCACAATCTGATGAGTTTGTCGGGATCTTTCATTCTAGCAGCCGGCACGAGAAGCACACCACTAATAACCCGACTAAAGTCACGCAAGTTGAACTTGTAGTGACTTTTCGATGGTATCGGCAAAAAGTTTTTGATAGCCGCAAGAAATACATCCATGGTTCCGTTGACCACCATTTTGCCTAGCCGTGAAACCTCTGCGACAAAGCCTTTTGCGAAGTGCCAGTCGAGAATCGACGAGAAGATCTTGGTCATCGTGGCTTCCTCGAAGGAATCGATGCCGATCACGTGCATGTGACGAGTGAATCTCGGCGTTACGATGTTCGAGCCACCTCCAGGTGGTATCATAGCCGCAATCAACAAGATATCCACTAGATACAGAATCGAGGTATCCTTTGGATCGAACCAGTAGCCATGATCTATCCATTGACGAAGCAATTCTATTGGCGGTTGAGCGCCGTAAATTTCAATTTGCGGCATGCTGAGATCATCTACAAATAACACGCACTTTTTTCCCATGGCGGGACCATAGactccttttcttcttctatCCAACTTTGACATAACTATTTCTTGTGTCAACGGTGCAGTGGTACGAGcactgaaatttataatgttctCCAGAAATTTCTCCCGAGATAACGACATAAGGTAATTTAGTACGATAGCGGATTTGCCAGTGCCCGTTGGACCCACAAACAAAATCGGAATTGATCTATGCATAAAGTGTTTGATGAAGAAATGTTGAATGGATGTCTCGGTTGTTTGGATGATCAACTCACTGGCCTTCGCTGTTGCTGATAAAGGGGCCTGAaaggtatatttaaaatgttagtTTTTTATGTCTTGTTTTttctatgaatttttaatataagtttgtttaatttaaaactcaatttttattatttcctttgatatttttattatataaaaagatctaaaaattattaaacataaaagttgttagaaacttttcttttcaaatttcttctttgcttatttaatatacacgGTTGTTTCTTTATACCTGTTGCGTAGTATCCATCCAAGATATCCAGCAGCCATTGTTCCTTTTATCATAAATCCAATCGTACACCGTACCTTTATCGGgaaaaatttgttgttttgTCAGCTTGAACACCTTCGGCTTAGGATACTCGTCGACGTTACCGAGTAACAATTTTCGCAAATACACGTCGAAGATTTTTCTGCTGTCACTTATTAATGTTGAACACATGCCCCAAACTATGCTAAAGAGTAACACGCACTGAAGCCATACTGTGCTCACTTGCGTTTCTTCTGCTAACATCATACTGAATACTCTTGTAAAAGACTGTcacataacaaaaatatattaagatacatgaaaaattatatatattatttaaaattattgtatattagaaaagatatattatagcaTGTTATGTACGAaatgttttttgtttctttttttctattagtctGGCTTtaagtaaaacaattttacagaatgaacattaaaaaaaacttgttatgataattctattaattaataacaaattaacagtgaatttttctacaaattagTATTGAACTTTTTGGAAACTATATAcgcataattttgtttttaattttatctgacAAACTTTTCACAGCTTTTgacgttataattatataatatgatgaattaaacatgtataaattttttaacatcaatATTACTTACCAAAAACATATGTATCTCCGATATATCGATGAAAgtgttacaattatatttaataaattgtattattggCTCGGTCAACCATTCAATCAGTTCGATAATGAGTTCGTACTGTTCAAACAATAATTTCTCCTTGAGATGTTTTTTGTAGGATTCGAGGATAGGTGGCCAGCCCAATTGAGAAGGTTCCATGTAAATCATGCCGCATCTACTGACGGTGGCTGGCGAAGCGTGCTCGAGATCGGCTGGCTCGAACATCATGCTCATTTTAGGGGACATCTGTATAATTTCGCCGGACATTAAGCAAAGCTTTTTATTGTCGTCCAACACGGTGTTCATGCTCTCTATCCAGATCGCATCCACCGGACCGTCAAACACGATCCATTTGCGTTCCAGTGAGAAAGACTGCGCGTATTCGCGAAACGTATTGGCCAGTACGCCGTCCTTCCACTCATGTGACAACGGATCAAAGCTACCGTATAGTTGGTCCAGCGTGATAGCCTTAGGATTGATCACTCGATAAATCGTACGGTTTTCCCGCATCGTGGCTTTTCGTATACCCGACAGATCACCTAGGGCATCGACTAACGTTTGATAAGCCTGAGTCTTTCCACTTAAAGCCAAGCCGACAATCATCAGACCGTGTCGTACGAGTATCATTTCGTAGATCTGCACGATCTTCTCCAAGTACCAATCGGTAGCCTGCAGATTTCTTTTCGCCAGATTCACCTTTAGCATATCTATCAATTCGCCACGTTCCGGTTGAGGCAGTTGCACGTCCGGAAAGAGATCTGTGTAAATGCCGTTGAAGAGAGAAACGTCCTGAGACAAAAATTTAGGCAGGTTGACATCCACAATGGCGCGGAGGACTAGGACGGACTCGTTACGTTTCGGATATTTGAGTTTCAGATTACCGGCCGCTATCAACACGGTCTTGACAGCTCGCATACCATAATCGTAGTGATTTTGTGAACTCAATTGCTCGGAGCACAATTTGTAGGTATGAACTATTTTCTCCGCAAGATTTTTGGCATCCGTGAAGCCGTACGAGTACAAAGTGATTTCACCAATCATGGCATAGTCTGGCACCATCATTGCCACCGTTCGAAACAGGGCTTTCAGATTGTCCGGCAGTTCCTGTCGACCGGCATAGCCTGGATTCATCGTTATGATAACGTTGCAAGTGGGATTCAGTTTCAACTCGGTGCCCTCGAACACAAACTTATCCAATTTCATACTTATGGCCATCTGTATTGATAATATCTGTTGCGCGATCACAGATAGCACTTCCAGGTCGATCCTGTTAAACTCGTCGAAGCACGCCCAAGCTCCAGATTGTGCGATACCCTTAAAAAACTTGCCCATCGCTTTGAAATCCAATCCCTCGGAACAATTGAACACGACGCATTGCTTAGCCACAGCTTTGGCGAGATCTTTGGCTGTTTCCGTTTTGCCAGTGCCGGCAGGTCCTTCTGGTGAACCGCCAAGATTCAGCTTCAATGCACCCATCAGAGTCCTATAGCATCGATCAGTCAACGGCGTGATTACCAATCTGGATGTATTTCCGAGATACTCGAAAGCATACAAGATGTTAGTCGTAATCATAGAGACAGTAATACAGTCGTCTAGCCAATAATAGCGTAGCTGTACTATCCAATTAAAATCCAACGGATTGTCTACTTTCTTGTCGATCAGCAACTTAACTACGTCTCGAGCATGCACATCTATTACTATTAGAGCGTTCAATGTTATCCTGGCACCGGGTTCCAATTTACCACGTACAAGCGCTACGATATCTTCTATCTGATCGGTGCATTTATGTAAGTAAGACGCCGTGGAGCGATCCTCGAAAGATTCGTACACCTCGCTGGTCCAGTGTATCTGACTACTGCAAATGACAATTTGACCGGGCCATGAAAGCACCCATTCCTCGCGCATGGCTTCGAAATAAGCAATTATACTCTCCTCAGCGATATCACGCATTGAGGCTACCATGAGTTCTTCTACTTGGCATAGCCACCTTTCAACCATACCTTTCGCATCAGCAGGATAAATCTTACCACTCAGAGGCACGTACTCTTCTTCAGCTGACAGCATACCAATAATCTCCTCTTCTTTGGTGAAGCGAAGCTTATTGATACCTTCAAAGCACTTTCGTAGATGAGGTTGTACTCGCTGCGGATCTTTAGTCTCGGATAGAATTTCTAGAAGCTCGTCATTCGACAAGAAAAAGAATCGCGGGAAGAATAGACGCTTCTTCTCCAAGTACTCGTTCAGACCTTTCTGTATCTCCTCGAGCAGCAAATTGCAGAGCTTGAATTCTTGCAACATGTTCGGCATCGCGGTGGCATCGATCACTCGTTTATTTTCTGAGACGTACAACATGATGTTGCGCCAGATTTTGTCGATTCTACGGAAGTTTCTCGACTCGGTTGGCATCTGACGCATGATATCCTCACTGCTGAATATCGGTTCTAAATACATCCACGTGGATTGACAAAGCAGCCACTGATCGATGATGTCTTGCATCATTATCAGTTTTTCTTCCCACTGTTGCATTTCCTCCTCAAACGCCTTCACGAAAG contains the following coding sequences:
- the Dnah3 gene encoding dynein axonemal heavy chain 3 isoform X2, whose translation is MAEEQEMCETLDKVNPMIARHADSSSETSKALQFVKKPKLIQESSWTKTVPYKHWHSYVKPTDSIGSIFTPSTYHHRVKTLTKREIKPAPRYLFSTDKILATPPRILIERHNKEVQRRVAAATEKKRYSLPENIISLRDLANGTWLRKKSRKVQALKKKELSIHERRITKRKLDREIVPYVEAEIPKSVEEQLTELTAVIDKEQRATAEDIAKVVYLRDYCISDHHLQPYDYVNIDAAKRRIIGKLQEREEYRQMRIIRMQDFGTFPVAAAEIEPKLNALCTAATDVLVKAWLADVAEIFLEKKYVWSQYFEMRPDASTAMIEKYFRSVNSLLSKQLRIMITKTLEDVRDFFVRYKAGNAFEGDYKELMFLETPFITVKVEPELYTTNLHCRPSILELHTTISRCFDKIIKVAATIPKIETILFPELKQKNYLFPIFRFEDTVLNLISDVLDVIIKHITGPDNYLKCYENLLYITSGIAEQKLDRFFKLEPVPLLRDFEQQIKAYDNLRKKISMFRCKIPLNMIEIDCNAVNDTMKEILYTLRSRICNFFADELRINNRELCSTFDEIAENISKMPETTQQVVELYNYLCESRDTTMFNLKRRLARSIELTLFLFDHQPLSDEDIHLNSRTITWPKEMEIVMELASKRLTMRKDFLEMLLRTRRDTFEKKIITMQLAIEQFKRKDPPVLTMEEMEQAVEEIEHISTTMAEIRKEAEEINEEEGLLDMELSPYMELPIMSSTVDTFDKLWHTALDFHRNYDKWLYGPFIGLDAEQVREETENTWRTLYKLSRVLTEVPGARRVAEMVRGKVEKFRQFIPVLQIICTPGLQARHWEIISKIVEVTIIPTDISSLAEMIEYGLPAYIAKLEEIASAATKEYTLQRNLQKMKDEWQEVYFELTLYRETGVAILTAVDDIQMLLDDHILKAQTMRGSPFVKAFEEEMQQWEEKLIMMQDIIDQWLLCQSTWMYLEPIFSSEDIMRQMPTESRNFRRIDKIWRNIMLYVSENKRVIDATAMPNMLQEFKLCNLLLEEIQKGLNEYLEKKRLFFPRFFFLSNDELLEILSETKDPQRVQPHLRKCFEGINKLRFTKEEEIIGMLSAEEEYVPLSGKIYPADAKGMVERWLCQVEELMVASMRDIAEESIIAYFEAMREEWVLSWPGQIVICSSQIHWTSEVYESFEDRSTASYLHKCTDQIEDIVALVRGKLEPGARITLNALIVIDVHARDVVKLLIDKKVDNPLDFNWIVQLRYYWLDDCITVSMITTNILYAFEYLGNTSRLVITPLTDRCYRTLMGALKLNLGGSPEGPAGTGKTETAKDLAKAVAKQCVVFNCSEGLDFKAMGKFFKGIAQSGAWACFDEFNRIDLEVLSVIAQQILSIQMAISMKLDKFVFEGTELKLNPTCNVIITMNPGYAGRQELPDNLKALFRTVAMMVPDYAMIGEITLYSYGFTDAKNLAEKIVHTYKLCSEQLSSQNHYDYGMRAVKTVLIAAGNLKLKYPKRNESVLVLRAIVDVNLPKFLSQDVSLFNGIYTDLFPDVQLPQPERGELIDMLKVNLAKRNLQATDWYLEKIVQIYEMILVRHGLMIVGLALSGKTQAYQTLVDALGDLSGIRKATMRENRTIYRVINPKAITLDQLYGSFDPLSHEWKDGVLANTFREYAQSFSLERKWIVFDGPVDAIWIESMNTVLDDNKKLCLMSGEIIQMSPKMSMMFEPADLEHASPATVSRCGMIYMEPSQLGWPPILESYKKHLKEKLLFEQYELIIELIEWLTEPIIQFIKYNCNTFIDISEIHMFLSFTRVFSMMLAEETQVSTVWLQCVLLFSIVWGMCSTLISDSRKIFDVYLRKLLLGNVDEYPKPKVFKLTKQQIFPDKGTVYDWIYDKRNNGCWISWMDTTQQAPLSATAKASELIIQTTETSIQHFFIKHFMHRSIPILFVGPTGTGKSAIVLNYLMSLSREKFLENIINFSARTTAPLTQEIVMSKLDRRRKGVYGPAMGKKCVLFVDDLSMPQIEIYGAQPPIELLRQWIDHGYWFDPKDTSILYLVDILLIAAMIPPGGGSNIVTPRFTRHMHVIGIDSFEEATMTKIFSSILDWHFAKGFVAEVSRLGKMVVNGTMDVFLAAIKNFLPIPSKSHYKFNLRDFSRVISGVLLVPAARMKDPDKLIRLWIHEVYRVFHDRLIDDTDRETLFNIVRYTCYDKLRQPLDKVLASLLKPGEKMITISHIRNLFFGNYIEPDAEPKIYDEVTDLEDLQEKMDYYLAEYNAVSQTPMNLVLFRYAIEHVSRISRVLLQDNGHALLVGVGGSGRNSCARLATSMCEYLIQQIEITKTYEIPEWREDLKYLLLRVGCDGKPTVFIFGDHQIKDESFIEDINMILNTADVPNLYAVEEKAEILEKMTTVAREVSGGKKVETTPMALYNLFIERIKKNLHIILTMSPIGDAFRNRLRMFPSLINCCTIDWFTLWPEDALERVARMSLRDLDISPELREKCVQICKQFHTSVSITSEDYYLTYSRRYYVTPTSFLQLIKSLYRLYGQKIEQITIQQNRYETGLEKLDFAAGQVAIMQDELQQLQPKLLAQSQLSDKLMIRIEQDTVNVEAKKEIVAADEALANEAAAAAQAIKDDCESDLAEATPALEAALAALDTLKPADITIVKAMKSPPAGVRLVMEAVCVLKGVKPDRVQDPTTGQMIDDYWPASIKLLGDMKFLENLKNFDKDNIPPAYMKRIREKFINDRSFQPEAIKKVSTACEGLCKWVRAMEVYDRVIKVVAPKKAMLAEAEAALAAQMEMLNEKRALLQEVTQKLQSLNDEFAECMREKKKLEDQIDYCRQKLERAEKLLSGLSGEKNRWSETANKLGASLGNVIGDVLLSSGIVAYLGAFTVEYRNKLISQWHASCMKAAIPCGEKFNLIDILGEPIEIRGWAIHGLPADNFSVENGIIVKHADRWPLMIDPQNQANKWIKNMEKANKLVVIKLTDPNYVRVMETAIQLGTPVLLENILEEIDAILEPVLLKNVYKQRGVLYIKFGETVLEYNPNFRFYITTRLRNPHYLPEIAVKVTLLNFMITPQGLQDQLLGIVVAKELPTLEEKKNQLIVEGANNRKILKEIEDKILEVLTTSEGNILEDETAIKILSTSKVLSEDIQAKQEVAVKTSAEIDKARNGYQPVSKHGAVLFFCISELANIDPMYQYSLPWFLHLYVTAIANSEQSDDLDTRMNSLNSYFTASIYRNVCRSLFEKDKLIFSFVLCTSLLRAAHKLEEDLWVFLLTGGVALDNPYPNPDSSWLSDKSWSEVVRASLLPGLEKLRESFQSNISQWKIYYDLSNPQEHPFPPPFQHETEGLRKLVILRCVRTDKLAAAVQAFVIHHMGAPFMESPPFDLQSSYDDSSNVTPLIFVLSPGSDPMAGLIKFAEDRGISKKNLMTISLGQGQGPIAISMIERGIKSGEWVILQNCHLAISWMKELDRICDEVIVPENTHHDFRIWLTSYPSKGFPVSILQNGVKMTNEPPKGLKSNLLRSYLNDPISDPKFFRECTKVVEWRRLLFSLCFFHAVIQERRNFGPLGWNIPYEFNESDLRISILQLQLFLNDYDEVPFDALIYLTGECNYGGRVTDDKDRRLLNSLLKIFYNPDVIIKRRYFFSPSGIYHMPEDTDYEECLKYIRSLPINQMPEVFGLHENADIAKDNREARQLLAGTLLTQPQISGVGVERDMDEVVFGLAGEILSKMRPQFNIESASKKYPVLYMNSMNTVLCQELVKFNELTNVIKETLSNVRKAIKGQVLMSPELEEVYVSMSIGKVPLAWDRKSYPCLKPLGSYVNDLLARLQFLQNWIDHDAPNVFWISGFFFTQSFLTAVLQNYARKHKIPIDHLDFEFEITSYESSVDTAPSSGVYIIGLFLEGARWNRETKLLDESKPKIMFDVLPIIWLKPGIKIKFDIKDVYYCPVYKTSARRGVLATTGHSSNFILYILIPTNIDESHWIIRGVAALCQLDD